A part of Paenibacillus sp. 481 genomic DNA contains:
- a CDS encoding stage II sporulation protein P has product MFKIFNVGKMKRRWIQALVMGRTFVLLAIGSAVFFVIIGLGNMMEQRLHSSPISSMKGFAASLSSRLFVDMMAMELPHLPEGEGEATISSKQVAQFMFRMITNVNLLDPKSLLASELPGLNHDAAVPLRLGVGNLTAKGPEDYVPLPDQANGNSSSGANTDASHGSQSDTGSEEGEQRAGEGDTKNSDEQLDGQDGLRADHEVKPLPDQRSGDRNGGAISGSAHRKSVFIYHSHNRESWNPVLQQQSNNPSDSKKNITIVGKRLQEQLEKRGVGAVHSDKDYFSTVKGYNWNYSYRYSKRTVKQAMSEHDNLQFFFDIHRDAARRSNSTVEINGKSYAQVYFVIGHRNPKWRENEKFASDIHEKLEKRYPGISRGIWGKSAAQGNGEYNQSLSPHSVVVEIGGIDNTLEESYRTVDVMADLIAEVVHSKSNANPVNKPIQTL; this is encoded by the coding sequence ATGTTTAAAATTTTTAATGTAGGAAAAATGAAGCGGCGATGGATACAGGCTTTAGTGATGGGACGCACATTCGTGCTGCTTGCTATCGGGTCTGCCGTATTCTTTGTCATTATAGGGTTAGGCAATATGATGGAGCAGCGACTGCATTCCTCTCCGATCTCGTCGATGAAAGGATTTGCGGCGAGTTTATCTTCACGCCTGTTCGTAGATATGATGGCGATGGAGCTTCCGCACTTGCCGGAGGGTGAAGGGGAAGCGACGATTTCCAGCAAGCAGGTCGCTCAATTTATGTTTCGGATGATCACGAATGTGAATCTGCTCGATCCGAAGAGCTTATTAGCGAGTGAGCTGCCTGGTTTAAATCACGATGCAGCTGTGCCGCTTCGCCTTGGCGTCGGCAATCTTACAGCTAAAGGGCCTGAAGACTACGTACCGCTGCCTGATCAGGCTAACGGGAACAGCTCTAGCGGAGCTAACACAGATGCGAGCCATGGTAGTCAAAGCGATACGGGGAGCGAAGAAGGGGAACAACGAGCGGGTGAAGGAGACACGAAGAATTCGGATGAACAGCTAGACGGTCAAGATGGGCTGCGGGCAGACCATGAGGTTAAACCTTTGCCAGATCAACGTTCTGGAGATAGAAATGGGGGTGCCATTTCGGGCTCAGCACACCGCAAATCGGTATTCATCTACCACTCGCATAATCGGGAATCATGGAATCCCGTGTTACAACAGCAGAGCAATAATCCGAGTGACAGTAAAAAGAACATTACTATAGTAGGGAAGCGGCTTCAGGAACAGCTGGAAAAACGGGGTGTAGGGGCTGTGCATTCCGATAAAGATTATTTTTCAACAGTAAAAGGATATAACTGGAACTATTCCTATCGCTATTCGAAGCGAACAGTGAAGCAAGCTATGTCCGAACACGATAACTTACAGTTCTTTTTCGATATTCATCGCGATGCTGCCCGTCGTTCGAACTCGACCGTTGAAATTAACGGCAAATCGTATGCGCAAGTCTATTTCGTCATCGGTCATCGCAACCCGAAGTGGCGGGAGAACGAGAAGTTTGCCAGCGACATTCATGAAAAATTAGAAAAGCGATATCCCGGCATATCCCGCGGAATTTGGGGGAAATCAGCTGCCCAAGGCAACGGTGAATACAATCAATCCTTGTCCCCGCATAGTGTGGTTGTCGAAATTGGCGGCATAGATAATACGCTTGAAGAGAGCTACCGGACCGTTGACGTGATGGCCGATCTTATTGCTGAGGTGGTGCACAGCAAGTCGAATGCGAACCCCGTTAATAAGCCGATTCAGACGCTGTAA
- a CDS encoding M23 family metallopeptidase, whose product MKGIPFSINRTRTRWFYRLYALIGISQLLIFIFFIPSLLVSSDTHRKAISISFPFKHGLYFVGQGGSNESMNYHFKYPTQKYAVDIVKLNPFGLRNKPFGDKMKLDNYAVYGETIYSPVEGKIVATVDGINDEIRIRSTTGKSNMIVIEYEHVYILLLHLKKGSLQVKEGDIVTIGQPLAQVGNSGYSTEPHLHIHAIQREPLSNYLNGASVPIKFNGVFLKRNDIIYNQRILFR is encoded by the coding sequence ATGAAAGGCATTCCATTTTCAATTAATCGAACAAGAACGAGATGGTTTTATCGTTTGTATGCCTTGATTGGCATATCACAATTGTTAATTTTTATATTTTTCATCCCTTCCCTGCTTGTATCGTCAGATACACACAGGAAGGCGATATCTATTTCATTTCCATTCAAGCATGGCCTTTACTTTGTTGGTCAGGGTGGGTCAAATGAATCTATGAACTATCATTTTAAATATCCGACGCAAAAGTATGCTGTGGATATTGTAAAGCTCAATCCATTTGGACTTCGTAATAAACCATTCGGGGACAAAATGAAATTAGACAATTATGCGGTGTATGGGGAAACGATCTACAGCCCTGTTGAAGGAAAAATCGTTGCAACCGTTGATGGTATAAACGATGAGATTAGAATACGATCAACTACAGGTAAGAGCAACATGATTGTTATTGAATACGAACATGTTTACATTTTACTGTTGCATTTAAAAAAAGGCAGTCTCCAAGTAAAGGAAGGCGACATCGTAACAATCGGACAGCCACTAGCCCAAGTCGGAAATTCTGGCTACAGCACGGAACCACATTTGCATATTCATGCTATCCAAAGAGAGCCTCTTTCGAATTATTTAAATGGAGCTTCAGTACCTATTAAGTTTAATGGAGTTTTTTTGAAGAGAAACGATATTATCTACAATCAGCGGATTCTGTTTAGGTAG
- a CDS encoding M23 family metallopeptidase, protein MSVQQKTINSSRWGKLTLLTVIAVGGILGGLGENGGKKVQAHAPNGANDNIAVKLVNKEPNNPTHKPQNKQLSKQKQVTLTHELLGRWIAEHQVKQLYTSLSPDFKKQLSEAELQQSMPYLWKKGEKPSLLSATTLNKKSMYSWEDKHGRSAIQMYVVNNQITGLKRVTVEQYASDEQFGKTTYQLPFEDKWYVLWGGRNVNLSYHYEHQNQRYAYDIIMTKDGASYKGDPTRNESYYAFGKEVLAPADGVIVEVVNNVADNKPGELPNDPSNLAGNYVWIDHENGEYTLMAHFKKDSIKVKKGERVKAGQLLGLCGNSGNSSEAHIHMHLANEPNFLYSYSIRPQWENNLDPTKGQTLEGKDND, encoded by the coding sequence ATGAGCGTACAACAAAAAACGATAAACTCATCTCGTTGGGGAAAGCTAACCTTACTTACTGTGATTGCAGTAGGAGGGATACTGGGCGGATTGGGAGAAAATGGTGGCAAGAAAGTGCAAGCACATGCTCCCAATGGAGCAAATGATAACATAGCTGTCAAACTAGTAAACAAAGAACCTAACAATCCTACTCATAAACCGCAAAATAAGCAGTTAAGCAAGCAGAAACAAGTAACTCTAACACATGAGTTACTCGGGCGCTGGATCGCCGAACATCAAGTGAAACAATTGTACACTTCTTTATCACCTGATTTTAAAAAACAACTATCTGAAGCCGAACTCCAACAAAGCATGCCCTATTTATGGAAAAAAGGCGAAAAACCTAGCCTGCTTAGCGCAACGACATTAAACAAGAAGTCCATGTACAGCTGGGAAGATAAGCATGGTCGTAGCGCTATTCAAATGTATGTCGTCAACAACCAAATTACAGGACTGAAGCGAGTTACGGTTGAGCAATACGCATCCGACGAGCAATTCGGTAAAACGACTTATCAGCTGCCCTTTGAAGATAAATGGTACGTCCTTTGGGGCGGGAGAAATGTCAATCTCAGCTACCACTATGAGCATCAAAATCAACGCTACGCATACGATATCATCATGACAAAAGACGGCGCCTCCTACAAGGGCGACCCAACCCGCAATGAAAGCTACTATGCTTTCGGAAAAGAGGTACTTGCACCTGCTGACGGCGTCATTGTCGAGGTCGTGAACAATGTAGCTGACAACAAACCTGGGGAACTACCGAATGACCCATCTAATCTTGCTGGCAACTACGTATGGATTGACCATGAAAATGGCGAATATACGCTGATGGCTCATTTTAAAAAAGACTCAATTAAAGTCAAAAAAGGCGAGCGTGTGAAAGCGGGGCAATTGCTCGGGTTGTGCGGCAATTCTGGTAACTCTAGCGAGGCCCATATCCATATGCATTTAGCAAACGAGCCTAATTTTCTTTATAGCTACTCCATTCGTCCACAATGGGAGAACAACCTTGATCCGACCAAAGGACAAACGCTAGAAGGTAAGGACAACGATTAA
- a CDS encoding RDD family protein — translation MTVQHVTYAGFWVRTIAFILDLTFIMSVFYLLFDFLLGDSNHEFYITISKLCLFCFYFFIFTYFFGQTLGKMVVGIKVVSKQNEKIAWEEVLLREVIGKFISIALAFSGFLLVAIDPQKQSIHDKLGNMNVIWEKR, via the coding sequence ATGACTGTCCAACATGTAACTTATGCCGGTTTTTGGGTTAGAACGATCGCCTTTATTTTAGATTTGACGTTCATAATGTCGGTTTTTTACCTCCTCTTTGACTTTTTGCTTGGAGATTCAAATCATGAATTTTACATAACAATAAGTAAATTATGTTTATTTTGTTTTTATTTCTTTATATTCACCTACTTTTTCGGACAAACACTTGGCAAAATGGTTGTAGGTATAAAGGTAGTATCGAAACAAAATGAAAAAATAGCTTGGGAGGAGGTTTTATTGAGAGAAGTGATCGGGAAGTTTATATCTATCGCTTTGGCGTTTTCTGGTTTTTTACTAGTCGCGATTGATCCACAAAAACAGTCCATACATGATAAATTAGGAAATATGAACGTGATATGGGAAAAGCGATAA
- a CDS encoding GNAT family N-acetyltransferase, protein MSLHLCEVTAANWRAVAALQVAEEQSSFIESNAFSMAESLFEENGFSVALYDGELLVGYAMYGWYSEAESSIWLDRFMIDQTYQGKGYAKRFIRLLLDHMQEQYGTRKTFLSLHPDNKLAQQLYESFGFRLTGAIDDDGPVVGVVMELVH, encoded by the coding sequence ATGAGTCTTCATCTATGTGAAGTAACAGCAGCCAATTGGCGCGCAGTCGCGGCCTTACAGGTGGCAGAGGAGCAGAGTTCCTTCATTGAAAGCAATGCATTTTCGATGGCGGAGTCACTATTCGAAGAAAATGGATTTTCAGTAGCACTATATGATGGAGAACTGCTAGTAGGCTATGCCATGTACGGCTGGTATTCCGAAGCTGAAAGTAGTATATGGCTGGATCGATTTATGATAGATCAGACATACCAAGGAAAGGGATATGCGAAGCGGTTTATTCGATTACTCCTTGATCATATGCAAGAACAGTACGGTACTCGCAAAACATTTTTGAGTCTTCACCCAGATAACAAGCTCGCTCAACAGCTATATGAGTCCTTTGGTTTCCGATTAACAGGAGCCATTGACGATGATGGGCCAGTTGTAGGCGTAGTGATGGAATTAGTTCATTAA
- the lepA gene encoding translation elongation factor 4 translates to MTEMLSRQKKIRNFCIIAHIDHGKSTLADRILEYTGALTSREMQAQVLDQMDLERERGITIKLQAVRLNYTADDGEEYILNLIDTPGHVDFTYEVSRSLAACEGALLVVDAAQGIEAQTLANVYLALDNNLEIIPVINKIDLPSAEPERVKGEVEEVIGLDCSDAVLASAKAGIGIKEIIEQVVQKVPAPTGNPDEPLKALIFDSHFDPYKGVIVYVRVVDGSIRAGSKIKMMATDKVFEVIEVGAFKPRMTIIDELNVGDVGFVVAGIKNVGDTRVGDTITDAKQPAVEALPGYRKINPMVFCGLYPIETSDYNDLREALEKLQLNDASLTFEPETSSALGFGFRCGFLGLLHMEIIQERIEREFNIPLITTAPSVIYRVTLTSGEVLTIDNPSNYPDQMRIDFVEEPFVKASVIVPNEFVGAIMELCQGKRGEFVDMQYLDTTRVTITYQIPLSEVVYDFFDQLKSSTKGYASFDYELSGYRRSSLVKMDILLNNEQVDALSVIVHKDRAYHRGKIVCEKLRGLIPRQMFEVPIQAAIGTKVVARETVKAMRKNVLAKCYGGDISRKRKLLEKQKEGKKRMKQVGSVEVPQEAFMAVLKIDDN, encoded by the coding sequence ATGACGGAAATGCTGTCGCGACAGAAGAAAATACGTAATTTTTGTATTATTGCGCATATTGACCACGGTAAATCAACACTTGCCGATCGGATTTTGGAATATACGGGTGCACTTACATCTCGTGAGATGCAAGCTCAAGTGCTTGACCAAATGGACTTGGAGCGCGAGCGCGGAATTACGATTAAATTGCAAGCGGTTCGCTTGAACTATACAGCGGACGACGGAGAAGAATATATTCTTAACTTGATCGATACACCGGGGCACGTCGACTTTACGTACGAAGTTTCCCGAAGCCTAGCTGCTTGTGAAGGTGCATTGCTCGTCGTAGACGCGGCACAAGGCATCGAAGCGCAAACGTTGGCGAACGTATACTTGGCGTTGGACAATAACCTTGAAATTATTCCGGTTATTAACAAGATTGACTTACCTAGTGCGGAGCCAGAGCGCGTAAAAGGTGAAGTTGAAGAAGTTATCGGTCTGGACTGTTCGGATGCGGTGTTGGCGTCTGCGAAAGCGGGCATCGGCATTAAAGAAATTATCGAGCAAGTCGTACAAAAAGTGCCGGCACCGACGGGTAATCCGGATGAGCCGCTTAAAGCGCTTATTTTCGATTCGCACTTCGATCCGTACAAAGGCGTTATCGTATACGTGCGTGTTGTTGACGGTTCGATTCGTGCAGGCAGCAAAATTAAGATGATGGCTACAGACAAAGTATTCGAAGTTATCGAAGTTGGCGCATTCAAACCGCGGATGACGATTATCGATGAGTTGAATGTAGGCGATGTAGGTTTTGTTGTAGCGGGTATTAAAAATGTAGGTGATACACGTGTCGGTGATACGATTACAGATGCGAAGCAGCCTGCTGTTGAAGCGTTGCCAGGTTACCGCAAAATTAACCCGATGGTATTTTGCGGCTTGTATCCGATCGAAACGTCTGACTACAACGACCTACGCGAAGCGTTGGAAAAGTTGCAGTTGAACGACGCTTCGTTAACATTTGAGCCGGAAACGTCTTCAGCGTTGGGCTTCGGTTTCCGTTGCGGCTTCCTCGGATTGCTGCACATGGAAATTATTCAAGAGCGTATCGAGCGTGAATTCAACATTCCGTTGATTACGACGGCTCCGAGCGTTATTTACCGCGTCACGTTGACGAGTGGCGAAGTATTGACGATCGACAACCCGTCTAACTATCCGGATCAAATGCGTATCGACTTCGTTGAGGAGCCGTTCGTTAAGGCATCCGTTATCGTGCCAAACGAGTTTGTCGGCGCTATTATGGAATTGTGCCAAGGCAAACGTGGCGAATTCGTCGATATGCAATACTTGGATACGACACGTGTTACGATTACGTACCAAATTCCGTTGTCTGAAGTCGTTTACGATTTCTTTGACCAACTGAAATCAAGTACGAAGGGCTACGCTTCCTTCGACTACGAGTTGTCCGGCTACCGCCGTTCCAGCTTGGTTAAAATGGATATCTTGCTTAACAACGAACAAGTGGATGCCTTGTCCGTTATCGTGCATAAAGACCGTGCGTACCATCGCGGTAAAATTGTGTGCGAGAAGCTGCGTGGGCTTATTCCTCGTCAAATGTTCGAGGTTCCGATTCAAGCTGCAATCGGCACGAAGGTCGTTGCGCGTGAGACGGTTAAAGCGATGCGTAAAAACGTATTGGCAAAATGCTACGGCGGCGATATTTCCCGTAAACGGAAATTGCTTGAGAAGCAAAAAGAAGGTAAGAAGCGCATGAAGCAAGTCGGTAGCGTCGAGGTACCGCAAGAAGCGTTTATGGCTGTCTTGAAAATTGACGACAACTAA
- a CDS encoding serine hydrolase — MVYLYSVVIIIAVLIFLFFALAKIAKMYDEKKTEKHVLAFIKNNPDKASMYVYVNGKTIVDYGAERKMPLASTVKIMIAIEYAKQVASKKVEPHTMVSLHEIDRYYIPNRDGGAHPNWLKSLHIEQVTPDSFIPLQEIVRGMIAYSSNANTEYLIDYLGLERINKTIQELHLNFHDPLFPISSAMLISSYLNDKQKRSRKQLHQYIQQMSSKEYSLHACDIHNLLKNDLSKELVTNFTRSSSFDRKLQQIKSSKLPSSTAKDYATLLKRIHQDDELFTAPIRDTIRSIMDRPLAPHSKFAYLGSKGGSTISILNEALYSKDLEGNTLDMALFIDDPSGLDNMWLRHKIDLFLHKFLVDLTFRQKVLDTLTS, encoded by the coding sequence ATGGTATATCTTTATAGCGTGGTAATTATAATCGCCGTACTTATATTCTTATTTTTTGCTCTAGCGAAGATTGCAAAAATGTATGATGAAAAAAAGACAGAAAAACATGTTTTAGCCTTTATAAAAAATAATCCTGACAAAGCTTCGATGTACGTCTATGTCAACGGAAAGACAATCGTTGATTATGGAGCCGAACGTAAAATGCCTTTAGCTAGTACGGTAAAAATCATGATCGCGATTGAATATGCAAAGCAGGTAGCATCCAAGAAGGTCGAGCCCCACACTATGGTTTCATTACATGAAATTGACAGATACTATATTCCTAATAGGGATGGCGGCGCTCATCCTAATTGGTTAAAATCGCTTCATATTGAACAAGTAACGCCCGATAGTTTCATACCCTTGCAAGAGATAGTTCGAGGAATGATTGCATATAGCTCTAATGCAAATACAGAATATCTGATTGACTATTTGGGTCTTGAACGAATTAACAAGACCATTCAGGAGCTTCATTTGAATTTTCATGATCCGTTATTTCCAATATCTTCGGCCATGCTAATTTCGTCGTATCTGAACGATAAACAAAAACGATCTAGAAAACAACTTCATCAATATATTCAACAAATGTCCAGCAAAGAGTATTCGTTACATGCTTGTGACATCCATAACCTACTTAAAAATGATTTATCTAAAGAGTTGGTTACGAACTTCACTCGCTCCAGTTCTTTTGATAGAAAATTACAACAAATAAAATCTAGTAAATTACCTTCTTCTACTGCAAAAGACTATGCAACTTTACTAAAAAGAATTCACCAAGATGATGAGCTGTTTACTGCCCCAATTCGTGACACGATTAGATCTATAATGGACCGTCCATTAGCTCCACATTCTAAGTTTGCTTATTTGGGTAGTAAAGGTGGATCGACGATTTCCATACTAAATGAAGCTTTATATAGCAAGGATTTAGAAGGAAACACATTGGATATGGCACTGTTTATTGATGACCCTTCCGGTCTTGATAACATGTGGTTGAGACATAAAATAGACCTCTTTCTGCATAAATTTTTAGTGGATCTTACTTTCCGACAAAAGGTATTGGACACTTTAACCTCTTAA
- a CDS encoding carbonic anhydrase, whose amino-acid sequence MKSKVFKMVLTVLLLTGSVLIPLSGASSIQRGPAHCPQQPNLPHGSEQSPIHLTGKVKPVLNSIQFKYNTVNADIVNDGHTIQVNVPQGNSVTINGVQYKLAQFHFHTPSEHKLQNRLYDMEVHFVHQDSTGKLAVVGAFIQAGSSSGAYGPIFDQLPQQVNQPVPLDNPLPLSSLLPKSSGYYSYCGSLTTGTYAEGVRWLVLKKPITLTAEDIEKFRALHHDNNRAVQPLNHRTLFQGHF is encoded by the coding sequence ATGAAAAGTAAAGTGTTTAAAATGGTACTTACGGTCCTGCTATTAACGGGAAGTGTTTTAATCCCTCTCTCGGGTGCATCTTCCATTCAGCGAGGGCCGGCGCATTGTCCGCAGCAGCCAAATTTACCTCACGGGTCTGAGCAATCTCCGATTCATTTAACGGGTAAAGTTAAGCCAGTTCTCAATTCGATTCAATTTAAGTACAACACGGTGAACGCGGACATCGTAAATGATGGGCACACGATCCAAGTGAACGTTCCGCAAGGAAACTCGGTTACGATCAATGGTGTGCAATACAAGCTGGCGCAGTTCCACTTCCATACACCAAGTGAGCACAAGCTACAAAATCGCTTGTATGACATGGAAGTTCATTTTGTGCATCAAGATAGCACAGGAAAATTGGCAGTGGTTGGTGCCTTTATACAAGCAGGAAGCAGTAGCGGAGCGTATGGGCCTATCTTTGACCAGCTGCCACAGCAAGTGAATCAGCCCGTTCCACTTGATAACCCATTGCCATTATCGTCATTATTGCCGAAGAGCAGCGGATATTACTCGTATTGTGGCTCTTTAACGACGGGTACGTATGCAGAAGGTGTTAGATGGTTGGTGCTTAAAAAGCCAATCACGTTAACAGCAGAGGACATTGAGAAGTTTAGAGCTCTTCATCATGATAATAATCGTGCAGTACAGCCTCTCAATCACCGGACTTTATTCCAAGGACACTTCTAG
- a CDS encoding DUF5819 family protein, which yields MNKWSDTLKLTKLQKWTLNAIVILLALYLPIHYFVILLHAGPVNPISVKAQPYILPYVNTFFQQNWHLFAPTPMTVNFKIYVRAEYKDTSDQQVKQSQWFDVSSSITAKNQETVFSPYNRITRIGTGYVHRLQGGGKDDLSIKLLQKKMETKGDTTLLKKEDETQKDDSREALYRYASSYAKKALGNQQLIKVQFMISVTDTVPYSKRNDKKHKPEKSLKVYEWKKVDEDVIAFP from the coding sequence TTGAACAAATGGAGTGATACCTTGAAACTAACTAAGCTCCAAAAATGGACATTAAATGCAATAGTTATTTTATTAGCTTTATATTTACCGATACATTATTTTGTTATTTTATTGCATGCTGGTCCCGTGAATCCAATCTCAGTAAAGGCCCAGCCTTATATTTTGCCCTATGTTAACACTTTCTTTCAGCAAAACTGGCATTTATTCGCTCCCACCCCGATGACAGTGAATTTTAAAATTTATGTAAGAGCAGAGTATAAAGACACATCTGACCAACAAGTGAAACAATCTCAATGGTTTGATGTTTCCTCGAGTATTACTGCTAAAAATCAGGAGACGGTATTTTCTCCCTACAATCGGATCACTCGTATTGGAACCGGTTATGTACATAGATTACAAGGGGGCGGAAAAGACGATTTATCCATCAAGTTGCTGCAAAAAAAGATGGAAACCAAAGGCGATACGACGCTCTTGAAAAAAGAAGATGAAACTCAAAAAGATGATTCCAGAGAAGCTTTGTATCGATATGCATCATCATATGCAAAAAAAGCACTGGGTAATCAGCAACTGATAAAGGTACAATTTATGATTTCTGTAACCGATACCGTACCCTATTCCAAACGAAATGACAAAAAGCACAAGCCAGAAAAGAGCCTAAAAGTTTATGAATGGAAGAAGGTGGACGAAGATGTTATCGCGTTTCCGTGA
- the sppA gene encoding signal peptide peptidase SppA: MNNKLVIAALAIVIMSFSSLFVYVSTHSGAKTNQGWTEQVIEGANSTKIAQIFVEGVISPESDGKRQSVVSQLDTAIKDPQVKGIILAINTPGGDVVTSDHIYRKVLQAKKSGKIVVASMGSIAASGGYYISAPAHKIFANPLTVTGSIGVVMSFPNYKNLADKLGYHKIHITSGAQKSMGNPLTEFTEDSKRIYQNIVNESYEQFVNIVVKGRNLDRSTVIKLADGRVYSGVQAKSFGLVDELGNLEDATLYVKNELGIIDPKIVHYSSESSFFQGLVSKAVHTPTLEQQVKGIKAEFEDSTPQILYMLK, encoded by the coding sequence ATGAACAACAAACTAGTTATTGCAGCTTTAGCCATAGTCATTATGTCCTTCAGTTCGTTATTTGTATATGTTTCGACTCATAGCGGTGCGAAAACAAATCAAGGGTGGACAGAGCAAGTCATCGAAGGAGCCAATAGTACAAAGATTGCCCAAATCTTCGTCGAGGGTGTGATTTCGCCCGAGTCTGATGGAAAACGACAAAGTGTCGTATCTCAGCTTGACACGGCAATAAAAGATCCACAAGTTAAAGGGATTATACTGGCTATAAATACGCCTGGTGGTGATGTGGTAACATCTGATCATATTTACAGGAAAGTACTTCAGGCCAAAAAATCCGGAAAAATAGTTGTAGCTAGCATGGGATCAATAGCCGCGTCTGGTGGTTACTATATTTCAGCTCCCGCGCATAAAATATTTGCCAATCCGCTTACGGTAACAGGGAGCATTGGGGTTGTTATGAGTTTTCCCAACTACAAAAATTTGGCCGATAAACTCGGTTATCATAAAATCCACATTACTTCTGGTGCACAAAAAAGTATGGGTAATCCATTGACTGAGTTCACGGAGGATTCCAAACGCATTTATCAAAATATTGTAAATGAAAGCTATGAACAGTTTGTAAACATTGTTGTCAAAGGTAGAAACCTAGATCGCAGCACCGTGATTAAACTGGCTGACGGTCGTGTATATTCTGGCGTACAAGCCAAATCCTTCGGACTGGTGGACGAACTGGGCAATTTAGAAGATGCAACGCTGTATGTAAAGAATGAGTTGGGGATAATCGATCCCAAAATTGTTCATTACAGCAGTGAGTCCTCTTTTTTTCAAGGGTTAGTTTCGAAAGCTGTACATACGCCAACGCTTGAACAGCAAGTTAAGGGAATAAAAGCAGAATTCGAGGATTCAACACCCCAAATTTTATATATGCTTAAGTAG
- a CDS encoding DCC1-like thiol-disulfide oxidoreductase family protein produces the protein MFHISDGGDNLLAVSLFFLLFANCTAYFSMDAQKYQVSRENRSDSFTFQLSSILHNFAVIFCIIQLCIVYFVSAFYQVMGELWQNGTAIYYIAQVEEFSRPSLRYIVDNYLWAVILFSYASIVMKLAFPFTIMNKRVKPFMVAGMIIFHLGIGIGMGLLTFSLIMIVMELLVFTDNEYKKMYYSTIRLMRKTQLRFLRRTRAVGYRLFKSQRVIVFYDGWCPVCQGIMSRFKRMDYFRLLDCLSFRDPNVVQRYDLDPAEVEKRMHSALAINDSVKLKGIDSVTQISKRLLPLWIFVPIFFVSSKLGIGGIIYDYVASKRKLVPVAHCDDNVCRLP, from the coding sequence ATGTTTCATATTAGTGATGGTGGCGATAACCTGCTTGCTGTTAGCTTATTCTTCCTACTTTTTGCGAACTGTACAGCCTATTTCTCTATGGATGCACAAAAGTATCAAGTGTCTAGAGAGAACAGAAGTGACTCATTCACATTCCAACTTTCTTCTATTTTGCACAACTTCGCGGTCATTTTTTGCATCATACAGCTATGCATTGTTTATTTTGTCTCAGCCTTTTATCAAGTTATGGGTGAGCTTTGGCAAAATGGTACCGCTATCTACTATATTGCACAGGTCGAAGAATTCAGTAGACCTTCACTGCGATATATTGTCGACAATTATTTATGGGCCGTCATACTGTTCTCCTACGCGAGTATCGTTATGAAGCTTGCTTTTCCGTTTACGATCATGAATAAAAGGGTTAAGCCCTTCATGGTTGCTGGAATGATCATATTTCATCTAGGCATTGGTATCGGAATGGGATTATTAACATTTTCTCTCATTATGATCGTAATGGAGCTTCTCGTCTTTACCGACAACGAATATAAGAAAATGTACTATTCCACCATAAGACTGATGCGGAAGACACAGCTTCGCTTTTTACGTCGTACCAGAGCCGTTGGATACAGGCTGTTTAAGTCACAGCGGGTCATTGTGTTTTACGACGGCTGGTGTCCGGTATGCCAAGGCATTATGTCTCGATTTAAACGGATGGATTATTTCCGTTTGCTGGACTGTCTTAGCTTTCGAGATCCAAACGTGGTTCAGCGCTACGACCTTGATCCCGCCGAGGTGGAGAAAAGAATGCACAGCGCACTAGCTATTAATGATAGCGTAAAGCTCAAAGGTATTGATTCTGTCACTCAAATTTCGAAGAGATTGCTTCCTTTATGGATCTTTGTCCCTATCTTTTTCGTATCAAGCAAGCTAGGCATTGGGGGTATTATTTACGATTATGTTGCTTCAAAAAGAAAACTCGTGCCTGTTGCACATTGCGACGACAATGTATGCAGGTTACCATAA